In a genomic window of Enterobacter asburiae:
- a CDS encoding DUF3574 domain-containing protein codes for MIIKTGVMAAALLMLAGCNAPSQHAAVETCKADNQMQQTTLYFGLNRPAGAQITGSEWQQFVDQDVTPRFRDGLTVFDARGQWLGNDGKVAREPSKALMLIHGKDAQSEKNIEALRGIYKSRFAQESVMRVDQPVCVQF; via the coding sequence ATGATCATCAAAACAGGGGTAATGGCAGCGGCATTATTGATGCTGGCTGGCTGCAACGCGCCATCGCAACACGCAGCGGTAGAGACCTGCAAAGCGGATAACCAGATGCAGCAGACCACGCTCTATTTTGGCTTAAATCGTCCTGCCGGGGCGCAGATCACCGGCAGCGAGTGGCAGCAGTTTGTTGACCAGGATGTGACGCCGCGCTTTCGCGATGGCTTAACGGTGTTTGATGCGCGCGGCCAGTGGCTGGGGAATGACGGGAAAGTGGCGCGCGAGCCGAGCAAGGCGCTGATGCTGATCCACGGGAAAGATGCCCAGAGCGAGAAGAATATCGAAGCGTTGCGCGGGATTTATAAGTCACGCTTCGCGCAGGAGTCGGTGATGCGCGTCGACCAGCCGGTGTGCGTGCAGTTTTAA